A genomic window from Camelus ferus isolate YT-003-E chromosome X, BCGSAC_Cfer_1.0, whole genome shotgun sequence includes:
- the NAP1L3 gene encoding nucleosome assembly protein 1-like 3, translated as MAEADPNRVSEPAAQGVDEEMMASSSSDSGEESDSSSSSSSTSCSSSSSSSSSGSSSSRSRYYRKKRVPGPSRRARRAPSGRSFVDQLPRAVRNRVQALRNIQDECDKVDALFLKAIHDLERKYAELNRPLYDRRFQIINAEYEPTEEEYEWNSEDEVFSSDEEVQEEGPSEMPALEGEEEDDPKANPEVKAEEKEAPKENPEAKAEEKAESKDVLEAKPEGKEELKEAPQAKAEDKEQPKAAEVRVRAVGKEAPKRVPEVRPKERALKRARKGKPKREDPKGIPDYWLTVLKNVDKLGPMIQKYDEPILKFLSDVSLKFSKPGRPISYTFEFCFLPNPYFRNEVLTKTYIIKSKPDHNDPFFSWGWEIQDCKGCKIDWRRGKDVTVTTTRSRMTATGEVEIQPRVVPNASFFNFFSPPEIPTIGKLEPREDAILDEDFEIGQILHDNVILKSIYYYTGEVKGTYDVGKDYGNRKYRK; from the coding sequence ATGGCAGAAGCGGATCCGAACAGGGTCTCGGAACCTGCCGCCCAGGGGGTTGATGAAGAGATGATGGCTAGCTCCTCTAGCGATTCTGGGGAAGAATCTGACAGCAGCAGCTCTAGCAGCAGCACTagttgcagcagcagcagcagcagcagtagcagtggcagcagcagtagCCGCAGCCGCTACTATAGAAAGAAGAGGGTACCTGGGCCTTCCAGAAGGGCGCGGCGGGCTCCGTCGGGTAGAAGTTTCGTGGATCAGCTGCCTCGGGCAGTTAGAAATCGTGTGCAGGCGCTCAGAAATATTCAAGATGAATGTGACAAGGTAGACGCCCTGTTCTTAAAGGCAATTCACGATCTTGAAAGAAAATATGCCGAACTCAATAGGCCTCTATATGATCGGCGATTCCAGATCATCAATGCAGAATATGAGCCTACGGAAGAAGAATATGAATGGAATTCAGAGGATGAGGTGTTCAGCAGTGATGAGGAGGTGCAGGAAGAAGGTCCCAGTGAAATGCCTGCCTTGGAGGGTGAGGAAGAAGATGACCCTAAAGCAAACCCCGAGGTCAAGGCTGAAGAGAAGGAAGCTCCTAAAGAAAATCCAGAGgccaaagcagaagaaaaagcagagtcCAAAGATGTTCTGGAGGCCAAGCCTGAAGGGAAGGAAGAGCTTAAAGAAGCCCCCCAGGCAAAGGCAGAAGATAAAGAACAGCCCAAAGCAGCAGAGGTGAGGGTAAGGGCTGTGGGAAAAGAGGCTCCTAAAAGAGTTCCTGAGGTCAGGCCTAAAGAAAGAGCTCTTAAAAGAGCTCGTAAGGGAAAGCCTAAAAGAGAGGATCCTAAAGGCATTCCCGACTATTGGCTGACTGTGTTAAAGAATGTTGACAAGCTGGGGCCCATGATTCAGAAGTATGATGAGCCCATTCTGAAGTTCCTGTCGGACGTGAGCCTGAAGTTCTCAAAACCTGGCCGGCCCATAAGTTACACATTTGAATTTTGCTTCCTACCCAATCCATACTTCAGAAATGAGGTGCTGACCAAGACATACATAATAAAGTCAAAACCAGATCACAACGATCCCTTCTTCTCTTGGGGATGGGAAATCCAAGATTGCAAAGGCTGTAAAATAGattggagaagaggaaaggatgTTACAGTGACGACCACCCGGAGTCGCATGACTGCGACTGGAGAAGTTGAAATCCAGCCAAGAGTGGTTCCTAATGCAtcattcttcaatttctttagcCCTCCTGAGATTCCTACGATTGGAAAGCTTGAACCACGAGAAGACGCTATCCTGGATGAGGACTTTGAAATTGGTCAGATTTTACATGATAACGTCATCCTGAAATCAATCTATTACTATACAGGAGAAGTCAAGGGTACCTATGATGTTGGTAAAGattatggaaacagaaaatatcgAAAATAA